Genomic segment of Paenibacillus sp. FSL R5-0623:
ACACAGCTTAACTTGTCACAGCTTCTGGTGACTTTGAAGAGAGCAGGGGTGCTCTGTATATCACGTATCCTCATCAGCTGCCTGTTCGGATGGGCGTTTGTACACTTTTTTGGCATAAGTGGGTTCGGTGGAGTGTCTGCGGTAGCCTTCATCGCCGTGCTGACCAGTTGTAATCCGGGATTATATCTGGCCTTGATGAACACATATGGAGATGATGTGGATCGTGCTGCGTTTGGCATTCTAAATCTGATCGCCGTGCCGGTTATTCCGGTTATGATATTGAATTCGGCAAGCGGTGTCGGTATCGATTACCTTAGTGTACTTGCTACGCTAGTGCCTTTTTTCATTGGCATAATGCTTGGTAACCTGGACAGCAACATCCAGAAGATGTTCGCTCCGGGAACACTGATTCTGCTGCCTTTCCTGGGTACAAGCTTTGGGTCCAATATTGATCTGCGTATTGCATTTCAGTCCAGTCTGTCCGGCTTGCTGGTCACGGTGTTATTTTTGCTGATCTGCATGTTGCCGCTCATTGGAATCGATCGCACGATATTAAGACGGCCCGGTTACGCAGCGGCTGCGACATGTTCGGTTGCTGGATTATCCATGGTGGTGCCTTCGATGGCTGCCGAATTCAATCCGGTGTATGCGCCATATGTGGACACAGCTATCGCTCAGATTGCGTTTGCCGTGATCCTGACGTCGGTGACCGTGCCTTATATCGTGAAGCGTTTGACGGGAGGAACAGCGACGGAAACTTCTGCTTCGACAAATCACTAGAAAAAAACAGCATGTGTTCTGTCAGGTCATGACGGATCACGTGCTGTTTTGATTTGTTCATCTATATGATCTCCTGGGGGAGGAGAGGGATCGATCGGTTTATTTTACAGACCCAGCAGTTGTTTAACACTTTCAGCTACAGCTTTGCTGGATTGTGGATTCTGTCCTGTGACCACGCGGCCATCTGTTGTGACATAGGAGCTGAAGGCAGCAGCTTTATCGTATTGTGCAGCACGTTCTCTCAAAGCATCTTCCAGCAGGAAAGGAACATACTCGGTTTGTTGAGCCAATGCTTCTTCTTCATTCGTGAAGCCGGAAACCGTTTTGTCGTTGATTAGAAGCAGGCCGTTGGACAACTTCACATTCAGCAGGGCTGTAACCCCGTGGCACACGCCGGATACAACGCCACCTTTTTCATAGATATCGCGAGAAAGCTCTTGCAGTTCAGCATTGTCCGGGAAATCCCACATCGTACCGTGGCCCCCTGTGAAGTAGATCGCATCATAGTCACTTGCATTTACTTCGCTAGGTTTCAACGTGTTCTTCAGTTGGTTCATGAATGTTTCGTTCTCGAAATAGGCTCTGGTGCTGTCATCCAGAGAGTCGCCCAGACTTTTCGGATCAAGTGGTACGTTCCCACCTTTAGGGCTAACCAGATCGATCTGAACATTGTCATTATGGTCAAACTCTTCAATAAAGTGAGTTGCTTCGCTCAGCCACAAGCCAGTAGGCTCGTCCTTTGTTGCATACTTATCTACATTTGTTAGAACAACCAGTATCTTTTTCATATAAAAACCTCCCGTAAAATATATAACATCAATTTATATTAATTATCACAAAATTAAATTGTGTAAAATCTATTATCGAATATAACATAACCTTTTTCTAAAGTAAAATCATGAACGTATCGTCGATCTCCAATGTGACTTTCAAGCGTAGGAGTAAAGAACAATCTAGTAGTAGTAAATATGCCCGTAAGAATGCAGTTTTACTTATTATGCCCTACTTAATTTACTCAAATTGTAAGCGGAGGTAGGCGTGTGTGAGGAAAATCGTAATTAAATCAAATTTGAAGTTAATTTGATTGAACAACTAGTTCTTTTGATTTAGAATGGCGGAAGATGCCAACGAGAAACTGGTACAAATTACATATATACTTGGAGGAACATTCATGAAACGTTCAGGCAAATTTTTCGCTTCAACAGTGGTTGCTGCTGTTGCTGCAGTATCCATCGTCTCTTCAGCTTCAGCGAGCACAGTTTCAGTCTCCAACATCTCTGGCGTAACACCTATCAACATTAGCAGTATGGATATCGAAACAGCTTTGATGATGGTTCAGAGCGAACGTACCAAATTGCTGGATGCGCAATTGCAAACGCAAATCCAGGAGGTACAGAACCGTAATCAACAGATCGCGGAGTTGAACTCTCAGTTGCAGATAGCCCAGCAAAACGGGGATGAAGCAACTGTTCAAAAGCTGAAAGGCCAAATTGATGCTGCGGGCAACTCCCAACAGATGGACATGCTTCGTCTGCAGTCCATGTCTAACAAGCGCAATGAAGCGTTTGATGTAATGACAAACTTTGTCAAAAAAATGCAGGATTCAAGATCATCCATCATCGGTAACATGCGTTAAGAACGGATAATTAACTGCAACAACACAAAAAGAGCGAAGCCGGAATTTACTTTCCGAAACTTCGCTCTTTTTCTCTTTTTTATGATATATATCATCTAATCCAAGTTAGCCCGACCAGTCACGACGCCGAGTGAACAGATCCTGCAACTCATCCGTCGACAATTCGGTAATCCAGTTCTCGGAGCTTGTGATGATGTTATCGCTGAGCTGCTGTTTGCTCTCCAACATCTCGTCGATTCGCTCCTCCAATGTGCCAAGAGAGATGAACTTATGCACCTGAACATCCTTAGTCTGACCCATCCGATAAGCCCGGTCGGTAGCTTGGTTCTCAACAGCCGGGTTCCACCAGCGGTCAAAATGGAAGACATGATTGGCTGCGGTCAGATTCAATCCCACGCCGCCAGCCTTGATGGACAGAATGAAGACGGACGGTTGCTTATCCTCAGGCAATGTACGGGATTGGAATTCCTCAATCATGCGATCTCGCGCCGTTTTGGACGTACCCCCGTGCAGGTACAATACAGGCTCCTGCAACTCCTGACGTAGTACTTGTTGCAGCATCTGTCCCATACCGATGTATTGGGTGAAAATCAGGCATCGTTCGCCCTCGTCCCGTAATTCACGGACAAGCTCCATCAGTCGTTCCAGCTTTGCAGAGCGGCTGATTAGCATCGCCATATCCTGCGGGCTGTACACATCATAAGCAGATGTCAGTGCACCGTCTTCGGGCAGCTCCTCCGGCAAAGCTTCTTTTGTCAGCAGCAGCGGGTGGTCACACAATTGCTTAAGCTGAGTTAGGGCTGAGAGGATCGCACCTTTGCGCTTGATACCTTCCAATTCTTTCATTTTATCCATCAGGGCCTGCACGGATTGGTCATACAATGCACTTTGTTCGCCCGTAAGGTGAATGTAAGTTTTCATCTCATTTTTGTCCGGCA
This window contains:
- a CDS encoding 2-keto-3-deoxygluconate permease — its product is MNILGRIKKIPGGLLIVPMLAAAVINTVFPSFFQIGDPTTALFTSKGTMVLIGMILLISGTQLNLSQLLVTLKRAGVLCISRILISCLFGWAFVHFFGISGFGGVSAVAFIAVLTSCNPGLYLALMNTYGDDVDRAAFGILNLIAVPVIPVMILNSASGVGIDYLSVLATLVPFFIGIMLGNLDSNIQKMFAPGTLILLPFLGTSFGSNIDLRIAFQSSLSGLLVTVLFLLICMLPLIGIDRTILRRPGYAAAATCSVAGLSMVVPSMAAEFNPVYAPYVDTAIAQIAFAVILTSVTVPYIVKRLTGGTATETSASTNH
- a CDS encoding type 1 glutamine amidotransferase domain-containing protein, with the protein product MKKILVVLTNVDKYATKDEPTGLWLSEATHFIEEFDHNDNVQIDLVSPKGGNVPLDPKSLGDSLDDSTRAYFENETFMNQLKNTLKPSEVNASDYDAIYFTGGHGTMWDFPDNAELQELSRDIYEKGGVVSGVCHGVTALLNVKLSNGLLLINDKTVSGFTNEEEALAQQTEYVPFLLEDALRERAAQYDKAAAFSSYVTTDGRVVTGQNPQSSKAVAESVKQLLGL